The DNA region TCCCGCTCAACCAGGAGCAGTCCGAGTCTACGGACGCCCCATCCAACGGACACTATGGAGATCGAATCCAATCGTCAACGAAGCAGACTGCTCAAGCCACCCAGAACCATCCCGCCGCTTCTCATCCCAAGCGTCACACTCCGGCTTCGCTGAGCGCCTCCACCGATTCCAAGACCGACGGAACGTCCACCGGATCCAGCAATGACCAGCCGCAGACCCGCCCCACCCAGCTCAAGTCCTCGGACAACCTGAGCCAGACAACGTCGTCTTCCTCGACCTCGGCTCCTCCGTCCGCAAACTCCCATGCCGTCAAGACCAAGCGTGACACCCAGAGCGCCCCAGCTGTTCCGGCCACCGTCGCCGCTAGCCAGGTCCCCAGTGCCACCCCCAAGAAGCCCGTCACCAAGGCTCCGATTGCCGCCCGAGTGACCAAGGCTCGCCGTGATCTTCCCACCTCGTCCAACGGAGCCACCATCAAGAAGCAGACGCTGCCAATCAAGAGCTCTTCGGCGACCCCAGCCCAGGTTGCTGCCATCAACAACGCTGGTCAACCGGCCAAGGCGGTCGTCCCGGCTGTGGCTGCTAGCACCAAGAACTAAGCTCATCTCTTAAATTGTTGATGTGTAGTGCTGAAAAAGCACTCGAGTGATGGTTTTAACTATGTTATCAAGTATTTAATAAAAGTTTGTTGAATTTTTGCATATCAAAATTATtgatattgaagaaaaattgtcaccctttttaacaaaatatttttttcgtaaactgGAAAAGGTTTCTCTTCAGATTTCGTAATTATCTAGGGGTAAttttctccaccaactcacacgaaatcgaaaaaaaaaatgctcaaacccAGCTACGATTTCCTTGAAACTTGGTGATATTGGTCCCTGGTCACGAATCCGAGTACAAATTAATTTCTAGactaattttttataaaaaaaaaacgaagttgactttaaagctgtcggccaccattgctagtaccaaccactagtgtcttcctttttatctacaaggacttcgccgccctgggctcctaagtgtatgaaagtatggcacggagcgacggcgccgaatacccatatttacacaaaaaattttagagcgcccgccgcgggattcgaaccggcgacctctggattgtgagtccagtgcgcggtccgattgatccacacgggcgggacttaatatatttttttatatatttatttttatttttactaaaacacgtttttttttgctaaaaacctCTAGAAAACCgcgaagagatagaaatttggtatcaacagaaattttgagtaaaaataaacgcccgatttgatggtttacacaaaatttaaaaaaaaatcttaaaaaaatgtagttttaGAGTCGCTGCCATATTTTGTTACACAGTAAAAACTTGTGTAAATATGgaatgtgtaattttggaaggttgaatattacctcttttatgatgtaattttacgtcaatttagactgaaatagtgacattacaccagaaaagtggtaaaataacaacaagaaaaaatattttaatatttcatgtgAGAAATTCTCCATGCACCaaacccggaaatggattttacttgtatttttttgtgtggctcaaactttgtgggggccttccctatgaccaaagaaccAAATGTTTTGGGGACAGAAACCCGCATCTTTAAGCCATTGAGAAGTGTGGACCAAAATTTTGCTgacgagttatgtttttttttaaatagtgattttctgtaaaaaaaatgaaatcttgtACTTACAAATTTTTGCcctatttttaatgtaaaatcgaaaagtactttaattttttttattaaggggttacatacatgtaaatcgacaaaaaagtcagaggttggtgtgagcacacacttagttttatttaaaatctgttttcagggcattaaaatatactttttcatttatcaacaaaatatttaagacaTTCGGTTGTattattgccgagatatagctatttcaagttagcagtttcaaaaaacgggtgccacgatatctcaacactgccttaaccaaatcggctcaaaatttttgtaaagactcgttaaaccggtcctgtgtgcatgacgaaggccgaatttcaaaaaactaatttaaaaaaaagaaaaaaaaattgtgtttttcatataaaaaattgttactttttgattattgcattttttttaaaaagcgaaATTTCAAAGTCTTGGGgttgggagtcttcacctcgaatttcagccaattttgtccatcccatctcgagatatcgtggcacctgcAAATCAACTTGggcgtttcgagaaaaacgctcagaaagtttgacagtccgctttgcgcacggcaaaatgtctgtaatatgaaatattgtgattttCTAACCCcgtaagtgcaccgttttcaaaataaaagagaaaaaaactcagcggtgagagcgcgtAGTTGAGGAAAAGCGCGTAGTAGAGAGAAAAagccatcgctgggaatcacaagAGTCAAGACACAaggcttcccatgcgccagtgccaacgcacaccgcgggtttggttttctagcttcggcacGAGCCTGAACCCattgtgtgttggtattttggttcatcgtaccagcgcaccacgacaatcTCGGCTCGTCGCCTCGGttgtgtgtctggcactcacccgaggcatgaacccagcgtgccgtggtacgcgccGTGGTACGCGCCGTGGTATTGAAACCggtttgtaccgccagcgcgtaccacggcacgtacctcggctcgtgccgagtgaagcaccttggttCATACGTTGGGTTCATGCctcgggtgagtgccagacacacaaCCGAGGCGAcgaaccgagagtgtcgtggtgcgctggtacgatgaaccaaaataccctcggctcgagagagtcgggtacgggtgtaaaccgaacaaagcaggcgcaaagcaaaaccgaggtacaagtgaaccgcgtgtaccgcacggtgcagggaagcttgccaagacacaagaagagagtgacggtcgctatactccctgatgtttttggtgcagagataataaAATGATAGcgtttttatcactcatttgcaactctgatgcggggttttgtcccctgaaacatattaaaaaaaagttcagcaaACTTTGCATAAGAACGACTCTTTTGACGCTTGTTATGACTGATGGTATGAAGGTATGATTAATTACAATATAATTTAAGCATTTTGTATAAATGTTTACAAGTAATAATTGTACAATTGCCATTTTATATTACTTAGTAAGGGAAAAAAGTTTACTGACCAAGACTACAATTTCAAATTGacaggttgatttttttttgcaaaatgaaaaatacgaacggaatggtatggaatcatactaaTTTTGGTAGAGATGTGTTATAACCATTGGTAGGCTACAGAGAAAGACAGTTTCTGACAATctttaaaccacgtggacacactCCCCGCCCTCCCTCGTGGGCAATTTTAAAAACTacagaaaaaatatcataagGGGTAATTTTATACTTGTGTCAAGTGCCAATACCAATGAATGATAATGAGTTCGTTTCGGGAAAGTGACAGCatcttttatgatatttttttcttgtaattATTTAGTAGTGTTGTACCTTTTTATTTACTTGACCTCAAATATATGTGCGgtttatacaaaaataataattgccattgcaaattttaagattttgtctaagaattatgaaaaaaaatagaaaattaaatgCCCCTtacagttgaaaaatatttttagtaaaaaaaacaaaaaaaaaattagagatAGAAATTCTCAATGTAATTCtccaaatttttcgaaaaacaaacattgaatttgaattttatttattatttttttattaaaatatgtttgaatcataagagaaattgatttttttaacatgaacACCAATAGTTAAACGGATGAATATGATAAAGTACCGTTGGCCAAAAAAAACTTCGGACCGTTACATAATAACCTCAATTCGTGTCAAAACCACCGCAAAAGCTGATACATACGTGTATCTCGCCGGAGGGGCCTTCACCGGTAAAAAGTGTTaattttttagcaaatcaaTCATTTTGCGGGCAAATAACAAACTCACAGAATCGtcgaaatattttgatttttcggagATGGGTCAAAGGTATACCGAGGAAGTGTCACGTATTGGagtgtgttttgataaaaaaaaaaggcagctggaaccggttccggcgggGCATTCCATATTTTCTTGTATGAGTCATTATTCTCTCTACGCGTGATTCTCGAAGCAGTGCTAATAATTGTGATAATATTGATAGCATCGCAGGTAAACAGCAAATTGTCTAGAAGTTTCTGTTATGATGCCATCTACTGCGTACTAAGCTGTACTAAtgtaatttgagtattttcattccgttgtgaaactactttTTTTGTCTGTCATTTTCGAACGACGTCTTCATTTCATAGTAAAACTAAACATTGCTTAAAAGTACTTGTCAGAATCTTGTTGAGTGTTTTCCAAGTTCAACTGCgaattgcttaaaaaaatgaatttagctCGTTTCAAAACTGTATTGCTTAAGATATCGTCGTATTCATCCATCTTGATAAATTTCATTAGATTAATGTACGACTCGAGCTTAAAAAAACTtccttttgcaacttgttgaaaaaattacaatttaaatcaattttgaatttattataagcgaaggcaagatttttttttaattttcaggagAATCTTGGGTTCAGTGAcgtaaatgagtgatagaaaaaactatcatttgatgattcttgcaccaaaatatcagacagtatagcgaccgtcactatagcttgtgagtttTCTTCCTTTATCTCGTGATTGCCAGCATGAGCATTCTCTTTCTTTCACTCACTCTTGTTTCCTCGTGCACGCACACTCGCCAaagattcttttgttttctcCGAAACCCGCAATAAAATAACGCGAGAGAGGGATTGGAAACCGACCATGCACtatagaaaaaagaaatagaaaattgaaatgaaaaaataatcactatatgtAAAATGCAATAACGGtaatcgttatcgtcgggacgataacgctagagtatcgttatcgttattttaaaaattctatcgGCAATAATCTTATcaaaaacacgtgcactttaaatttttcaaaaatattgagaCAGGGCCGAatagtttttctccaaagtttgtatggagaattagggcggttcgtcgctgttgcatacaagcaaacattgcatgcaatatgtgggagtatcaaacagcactaattcttcatacaaactttgcagaaaaaccattcggccctgtctaaatatttttgaaaaattcaaagtgtacgtgtttctggggactccaaagttcatgcttcccctcgagttgagtctaagcagaaattttgttggttggtgTAATCAatacatcggataatcgaatcacgaaaaaaaaaattttcgttcccttattttttgattgttgagctttagtatgtATGAtggtttagaatttttaaatccaagatggcggccaaaatggcggtgataaaatatttgactaaaattaTTTATGTCGCAGAACACGACTTTTTGctgttaaaaatatgaaaataaaaaaaatacgaaaaagtctgtagtctggactgtataaatatgtactcaaaattcttcacaaaataccgcattttttcgaaaatactgaaattttcataatttgcaatatgggtatcaaacgaagcgaaatttggtatgcattttcaatttattagagttttttggaaaatacaaaaaatttacaaaataccgtatgttttgaaattactataattttccaaatttgcaatatgtgtaatattaaattgaattgaaatttcgtatgctttttcaatttattaaacttttttttggaaactactaaaattttcacaaattaacgtatttttcgaaaatactcaaattttaaaaatatgcaatatgggtatcaaacgatgcgaaattttgtatgctttttcacttaattagattttttttttggaaaatactataattttagcaaaatagcgtattttttggaaaataatcaaattttcaaaatgtgcaaTATGGGTTAAACCGCAGCGTAtagtattttataaataaaaagctTACAAAAAAGCATACAAGATTTcggttcgtttgatacccatattggatatttcgaaattttgagtattttcgaaaaaaaataaggtaatttgtgaaaattttggtatttccaaaaaaatctaataaagtgaaaaagcatgcaaaattttgtttcgtttgatacccatatcgcaaattatgaaaattttagtactttcgacaaaatacggtattttgtggccATTTTTGAGAACAcattttactttgaaacttatttacttgatttaaaaaaaatatgttcttagtgaaagcattgaaaatttaacaagatATTGTTGAATTGATCGATTTtagaatgatttaaaaaattagttatcgtccattataggcgataagattatcgccgatagaattatcaaaataacgataacgatcaTAGACAtaaacacaaagaaaaccattttttgattgaaacatcctgaatcaagatttggatgtttttctaaaacaaacatggccgccaaatggccgatcgggaatgatgcctttagagccttaagatttttgaacttttaatagagttatttacgtgcgcatgtattgcgtgtacgtacacgaaaaaaagtgaggttaaattttttccggccagcaaaatcaaatggtgcgctagtgtgcgtacgcgaaacgtcataaagctctattgtctTCATGAATTAATAGATTGTGTTCCCGAGGTCAAATGTTaacttattttatgtttttagaagcattttttttctttttcttaaaattatttttagtttttggaagcATTCCATAGGTCGTCTTTCCTATCCTTTCCAGATAAGGTCAAGCTTGTGATGATAAACATGGCGGTCATGCCATAACACAACAATCTGGATTAAGATTTCGAATCCAGGAGGGAAAGGCCACCATTTGTTCAAGCGACGAACCTCTTAGACAACCCTTATCAGCCATAAGTCTGCACTCAAACTTTAATTTCCAATCGAATCAAATTTCCCGACACATATCAAACAACTTATCAcgtataaaaaatatgaatgacTTCTACGCCGAATGCTGCCGATCCATCCGCGACGGCGCGCCCTTGACGAGATTTTCACATTCATGTCAAGTTCAAATTTCTTCCCTACCTTCTGGCACATTTGCGTttcatagaagaaaaaaaaaatattacacgtGTGTACGATAGTATGGCGCTGAATATTGAATCCTATTGACTTGTAAATTAGTAAACAGCACCTTCACACCGACTAGATGCCAGAAATCATGTGAGAATTTTGTCACATTATAAATAAAATCTCCATCGTCGCACGAGCAGCGATCATTTAACACTCAATCGCGCATCCCAACGGATGAGCCCGTACGGAAGAGAGATGCTGAAATTCGTAAGACATTTTATTGGGGACACTTTGAAGGTAGGTTGTAAGTTTTGTGCTTTTTTTCAGACATGTGTCGTCCTGCTGGCGGTGGCCGCCACCGTAAGCTGCATCCCGATCGAGCCGGAACCGAGCAAGGCCGGTCTGGTTCGACCTTCACCGATCAACCCGGACGTCGTGAGCGAACCGTTACCGGAGGAAGTTTCAACGACGACAACGCAAGCTACGCGCCAGTCCAACCTTCAGAAGATCCCCGCCCGCGGTACCAAACTGAGTGCCACGCTGGACCAGGACAAGTCGACGACGGAGGCACCCGCCAAGGAGAAACGTGAAACGGCAACCGATTCGACCACTCCGGCCAAGTCCAACTTCCGACGGGATCAACCTTCTACGCCTTCGATGGCCCACAAGCAGAGTGGGGTGACAACCACAACGGCGGAGCCGGTCTCCCTGAAAACCCCAATCGTTCACCCGTCTGGCCTGAAGGTTCGCCGAAGTGCCGACGAACCTACGACCACGACCAACAAGACCCCCAGCAGCACGACCCGAGGACCGCTGCCCgacagcggcagcagcagcagcagcagcagcaacgatGACAACAGTGGTCCCCACTTTATCCGTCCCGTTCCGGTGGACCAGATCCTGAAGAACCTGCACGAGGCCGCGCCACAGCATCATCAACAGGTGGCCCAGCACGAGCAGGCCAAGGCCATCGTTGAGGCCACCACGAGTAGTGCGGTCGATGGTGAGTCTTCGCCGGGGACGACCGTGAATGATCACAAGTTCCACCGCAAGaacaagacgacgacgacggaggccccggaagaggaggaggaggagaaggacGGTGGAGAGGACAGCAAGGAGTCTGCATCGGAGGAGGACGATAGCAAGCAGGGCAGGCAGTAGAGAAGATTATAAATTATTATTCGTCAAGATGCTCGTATGAACGTTGTGATAAAGAAATGTGGAATCAATACTAGTTGAGGTGTTgcgtttgatttaaaatgaaagaaattatcTTAAAATCGACATAAACATTGTATAAACCAAGTTTAGAAGAACGTATTGTTTATTATGATATCCAGTTTTAGTTAGATCTATCGCTAGATCTATGGAATCTGtaacaattttatatttataatcgTTACATTATTGAATTCAGAATAACAAGCAAAATCGCCGTTCTAAGGTTAACATCACAAAATTAACGAATAAGCGAAAAATAACAACGTAATGGTAAAATACACATTGTTAAAAGAAATGAAGACTCAATGTCGTCCACACGATCGTTCCACTCACCAACGGGGTGCTTCTTCCGGAGTAATCCGTAGCTTCTGCGTCCTGAATTGAACTCTCAAATCAAATCATCTGAAAAGTCAAATCTTTCGCCCCAATCTCAGGTTCAACCTTGGTCTTGACGACGATCTGGCGGCCATCGTTGAGTTGAATCTCGCGTAAGACCTTTTTTCCATCGACCGGGTTGAAGTTCACCATGCGACTTTTGACGACCATTTCGGACCAATCATGATCCCCGCCGTTCTCTTTTAGAAGCTCGCCCTTCGGGACATCCGGATCGAGTTTGATGTCCGGTTCCTCCTCAGAATCGCTCAAGACAAGAAGGTGCCTCTCTTGCTCCAGTCCTTTGAAGAATCGCATGAACTGTTCCAATTCGGCAGCCAACAGCTGGCCGGATGCTGCCCGCGTGATTTTGTCCGCGCAACCGTCGCACAAAACAGTAGGCGAATCGATGTCCCAGTATTCGCTGACCTATCCCGGAAATGGTTCGAATTATTCTTTTAAGCAACGCTTAAGCAAACTCACCCAAATCCCGAAATGTTCGTTAAACTTGTCCGCCACCGAGTTTCCGTCCAAAAGTTTCGAGTCCAGCTTCGTGGCGTCCTTGGGATCCGGCACCAGCCCCAGACACAATCGGCAGTGGTTCATTATTACTTCGGATGTGTTTAAGTTCAAGCAAAAAGGGGATTTCAAAAAAACGGTTGAAAAAATGTGCTTCCTGCTTCGCGGAGACTTTCCCGCCAGTTTGTTTATGGAAAAGCGCGCGCGCACCGCTGagccgaactgtcaaaaattaccCGGTAAAAAATGGCTCACTGAAAAACGACTTCGTCGACTGGTCGACGAAAATGGGACAACAAAAATAAAGtcggaatttttttcaaaagatgttCCCAATCAACCGTGCATTCAACGCAATTCggattctgaaacggaattcaattcaaattgttCAATTCCGAATTCCGTTTTAAGACTAGTATGGacatcggaaggaaaggggtcaagaaacaactttacgaacagcagaacaaaggagagggagcgttttcttggggcttttcttcaccctctctggcttgctttcgctgccgctgctgcccatttgaaatttttcttgatcgattccttccgaagtgcatacaccgctttaagtacggtatgctgatcggaaggaacgcggtcaagaaatgttgcgtgttcttttcgtgacccccccaagaaaagttgacagctcggttgacagttcggtatgagcgcgattgacggtgtgcgcgattgaggttctttcgaggaaaaaataaaaagattaaaaatattcaaaacttaaaattaaatagattaaaaatgtttattcaaaaacatttaacaacaattataaacaaaattaagaaatcaataaataaaagtaaatttagaaattcttatattctaaaacaagaaaaactgaaataaaaaaaatgtaattatgaaataaggaaattaaaaaactatgaaattatgaaataaggaaataaatatgttaggaaattatgaagccagggaattaggaaatttggaaattatgataatagcaaattagtaaaataaagaatataagaaaattaggaaattacgaaattatgaaacaaggaaattaagaaattaggaaattagaaaattaatatGTAAGGAAATTAGAatgttaggaagttaggaaattaggaaatgaggaaattaggaagttaggaaattaggaaataaagaaatttttaaaatgaggaaactaggaaattaggaagtaaggaaattgggaaattaggatatcaggaaactaggaaattaggaagttacgATATTAGGAAAAtgagaaattaggaaattaggaaactaggaaattaggagtttaggaagttaggaagttaagaaattatgaaattaatatgttgggaaattaggaagctaggaaattaggaaattatgaaataaggaaaataggaaattcagaaattagaaaatcgtgAAATAAGGAAAACAATatgttaggaaataaggaagttaggaaattagaaaattaggaagttagggaattaaattatgaaattagaaTATTAGGAAGTGTGGAAGTTAGGAAGtttggaaattgggaaattaggatattaggaaactaggaaattaaattcttaaattcttaaattcttaaattcttaaattcttaaattcttaaattcttaaattcttaaattcttaacggtacacatcaaccatagcttttgcacccagatttctgttacagacattttagtatcttcaatactacgggaactatcgatatcattttttattcatcccctaaattactgtcttcgtagttattgacaacaaagtttgactatttttacaatcagattcttgcagaattgggtccgtaagtttgacaattttggaataagaagacaacaacttccttggttgctgtgcacccttaaattcttaaattcttaaattcttaaattcattcttgattttttaattttggaagaaatagagtgattgatttttataatttcgaggttttcgtaaatttgtatttacgaatttctatatttccgatttttaatacttttggaatttcgacTTGTACATTCGTTTTTTGatctattgaatttataaaaacgttaaaaattaaaattattattcaagtctgcatatttttaattttccaaatttttgatttttgttgaaattttctttattatttaaaaaaaatgttatttgaaatttctggaatgtttgtttttttcatatttttgaatttgttgtgtggttggatttcaaaatttcagattattattgtattttcagtAAGAACATAGATGTTTGTATGATTATTGTTAAGTTTAATTTCACTCTGATTTACTTCATTTTGGTCCCGCGAGTGTGGGTAAATCGGACTTAAATTCAGAGGtagctggttggtactagcaataaattgttggtgacacgatggccgacatctataaagacaacttctttttttactccatttcgaccaaaaaactaaatctctccttttagtttcaatattctgcttcttgagattcggcgggaattttaaatattattatatccaattcaaaattattaaaacgtttgtaattatcagtcgcattcaaaaagaaaaattacaattcattgattttttcatcaaaacatattacaaacaagcaccgcgcgaagaaacgtcaaacgcaatctttccgtttctgttacttttcagctgcgtaccgcttaagaaaaatcttttcgttaccctttccttgaccgtttcttgggcgtttttttgtatggagttttgcgttccttcccatCTGCGTATCAGCCTTTAAACACAACAACCGCGCCAcatgtacactcaacccccgggggttggtcactttttagtttgtaccccgttggtttgacaaagtgaaactaaaaagtgatgaactgtcacttttaacACGGcgaacgtttggtagtgtgtgtgaactccgtgtaaaaggggtgtcaaactaaaaagttaccCGTTTGACAataattggtgtcaaaccatcggggtttgattgTACGCCTATTATGATGCGCCCGGAGGcgcaaaaatgttaattttcggAAGGTAATAACTTTTCACCAAAACATCCTAAaagcacagagaacagatgtacatcacTGAACAAAAAGCGTCgaaaaacgtgtgtaaaaatttaaaccaagatAAGTTGAAAAGAGCTACACGCAAATTCcagataacacagatctgtgtaaaaaaattacacagattgTAGAACATGTTCTAGCTGTCAAAACTGTGTAGTTttataacacagatctgtgtaaaaagtTACACAGATTTCCGATCAGCTTTCCTTTCAAATCTGGGTAAAAAAGGAAAAGCTAAGATGGCGTCGCTCTTGCAGCAaacttttgtaagtttttccTCGTGatcaaaatattggaaaattat from Culex quinquefasciatus strain JHB chromosome 3, VPISU_Cqui_1.0_pri_paternal, whole genome shotgun sequence includes:
- the LOC6035481 gene encoding mucin-5AC: MSPYGREMLKFTCVVLLAVAATVSCIPIEPEPSKAGLVRPSPINPDVVSEPLPEEVSTTTTQATRQSNLQKIPARGTKLSATLDQDKSTTEAPAKEKRETATDSTTPAKSNFRRDQPSTPSMAHKQSGVTTTTAEPVSLKTPIVHPSGLKVRRSADEPTTTTNKTPSSTTRGPLPDSGSSSSSSSNDDNSGPHFIRPVPVDQILKNLHEAAPQHHQQVAQHEQAKAIVEATTSSAVDGESSPGTTVNDHKFHRKNKTTTTEAPEEEEEEKDGGEDSKESASEEDDSKQGRQ
- the LOC6035480 gene encoding salivary glue protein Sgs-3 — its product is MKTFVCLVLVATCALAIPLNQEQSESTDAPSNGHYGDRIQSSTKQTAQATQNHPAASHPKRHTPASLSASTDSKTDGTSTGSSNDQPQTRPTQLKSSDNLSQTTSSSSTSAPPSANSHAVKTKRDTQSAPAVPATVAASQVPSATPKKPVTKAPIAARVTKARRDLPTSSNGATIKKQTLPIKSSSATPAQVAAINNAGQPAKAVVPAVAASTKN